A region of the Candidatus Margulisiibacteriota bacterium genome:
ATCTTTTCCACGGCATTAACGCCAATTATATCGGAATAAAGGTGATTGTCAATTCGACATCGGAACAAAAATACCGACCCCGCCGATGATGGTTTTAAAGCGGTAATGTTTCTTAATGGCGGTTAATATTTCTTCGGTAAACTGGTGTTTTTGATGTTCTGAAGGGTAACGCGGGTCAAAGTCCAGAATAATCAGAGAAAAGGTTTCTTCGCTTATTCGGTTGATGATCAAAGACTGGTCCCATAGTTGTTTTCTGGCAAGCATTGACATGGCGAATGAATCAAAAATAAATGTTTTGTTATTGAACAGGGCCCATTGGGCGTCCGAGGTTAAAATCTCTCCTTTGGTTTTCCTGATCAGAGAATTAATCTGATTGGCGTGTTTAATGTTCAGCCGAAAATGTTTTTTGAGCGCGGACGGAGAAATGTTGGAAAAAAACGCGGCATGTAATAGCTGGGCAAAGATCAGAACGGACAGAAGCCATACTGCGCTAAGGTCGCGGGGTCGGTCGAGAGGAAAAGAGCTTAGCGCGATCGCGATGGTCGCGAAGATAAAAAAGGAGAGCTGAAAATTGCTAACCGTTCCGATGCGGCCGCTGAAGCAAAATTCGATCAGTGAAAAAAACAGGCCAAGCGTGATAAGCCTGAACGAACGGTAAGGTCTGGTGAAGGGGTTGAAGTAGAATGCCAGTAAAATCGGATAATAAGGATGGGAGCCGATAAACTGTCGCGCGTGATTCAGCAGTATTTCCGGCCTCCATGGCAGGATCGAATAGGTCACAATGTGCTGATAAAAAAGACCGTCGGTAAGATAGCTCAAAACGAGAAAGATGGTCAGGCCGAGCAGGCAGAAAACCCCGATCGATTTAAGAGCGGATTTGTCGCGGGCAATCAGGCTGTCGGCGATTATGGCGGCCGGAAAAGCGATCAGCGTGTGTTTGGTAAATAGTCCTAAAAGCAGGGGGAAGATGAAGAGCCAGGCAAATCTTTTGGGGCGCGCGAGATAGAGCGCCAGCGCCAGCATCATCAGAAAAATCCCCGGGAGATCAACCCTGATCAGGGCGCTCCAATGGAGGATAAGAGGGGAGGATACATACAGCGACAGTCCGGCAATGACGCTGAAAAATGACTTTGAATAGCGGTTAATGATAAAAGCAAGGATGATCATGATCAATATTGACGAGGCAAAGGTGATCAAACGGCCAGGGAGGAAGAGTTGTCCGGGCGATGATGGAGTGGCTTTGGCCGCCAGCCAAAGGTAAAGCGGCGGATAACAAACCTGCAGGAAGGGGGGGGAATCCAGCGGTTTGTAGAGGTGACCCAGGCCGCCTTTGAGACGGAGCGCTTCATTCAGGACCACGCTTTCCGAATTGTCGACCTGCAGAGGATACCCTGCTGTTTGAATTTCATAATGCAGAAAATTCAAAAGCAGCAACCCGAAGGTGTAGGCGAGCAATAAGGCTAAAGCGCCGGTCTTTGCGTTAAAATAAAATGGTTTCACTGTTTATCTTCTCCGTTTCCTCTTTGATCTTCCTGGCGAGTTGTTCCCGGTTGGCTTGCGGTTGGCTCGCTGGATAGTTGAGGTTCTTCAGACAGCGCGACCATAAACGCTTTGCTTTATCGTAATCGTCTTCCACATACCGGTAATACAATCCGGTGTTGAACAACAGGTCGGGATCGTCGGGGTTGAGCCGACGTCCGCGCGTCAAGTAATGTCTGGCCAGCGCGTATTTCTTCGCCGTTAAATAGATGGAGCCGAGGTTGTTGTAAGCGGGAACATAGTCCTGGTTTAGCCGGAGGCAAGAAAGATAGAACCCCTCGGCTGACGCGACCCGGCCGCCGCCTTCGGCAAAATACCCCAGCAGGTAGTAATCCCAATAATTGCCGATGTTTTGCCTCTCTTTTTCGCGCAAGACCTTTTCCAACGAAGATAATTTGTTTTGTTCGTTGTAATATTCGATCAGCAAATCATAAGCGGCGCTTTGTTGCGGCGCCCGACTGATATTCAACCGGCAGAGCCGGATAAAATCCTGTTCCCAACCGAGCAAACGAAACAGCTCGGCATAAGCAAGATTATCATCCGGCGGATTTCGCCCGGTGTCCGGCAAAGCCAGGCTGATGGCGTCGCTCCTAAGAAAAAGGACGGAGGCATTGTCATAAGCGGCCAGCCGCCAGTTGGCCTGTTTTAGCAGGTAGGGGATCAGTTGCCTGGTTTCCTTTGAATTGTAGGAGAGGAGGGCGGCGGAGAAGTCGAAGGTCGGCGCCAGCCGGGGGAAGGCCGTTTCCGGTGTCGTCAACAAGGACAAATAATCACGATAAAATGATTCGTCATAGACCATGTTGCGGCCGTCGATAAAAACCTTGATTTCCGGGTAAAGGCTCCAGATTAAAAAGTTGCCGATATCGTAATTGTTAAGCAGGCGTCCGCTGTCGGGGCGCCAGCAGGTTTTCAGGCAATCGATGGTCCGCGACGGATAAAGCTGGAGCGCGGCCCCCAGTCCCGGTTCCCGATGCCAGAGAGGCTGGCGCCAAAGACAGACGGCCAGCGAGATTTCAAGCGCGAAGAACAGTCCGAGCCCGGCCCGCCGCCGGATCGGGCCGGGAGAGGGCCATTCCAGGTCATTTAAGTTCTTTGCCATGACGTAAAAACCGATCAGACCGAAGTAAAGGACGAACCTTCTGGAATACAGATAAATGAAAAAAAACACCAGGAAGAGCGCCAGCCGCGAAAATTCGACTTTTTTCCGATTGACCAGGATCAACAGCAAATTCAATCCGGCAAACCACAGGGGGAGCCGGTCAATAACGGACATCCGGGTTTGAAGAGGCGGGAGCCATTCACTGATGTTTTTGATGTAAATCCATTTGGTAGTTTGTTGGACCGGATAAAATAGGAGCCTGTAGCCGTAAGGATTGGCCAGGCATGCGCCAAATAAAACAACCGCGAGCGGCAGATAACGGGTCAGATCAGGCTGACGGTTGGACTGGAGAAAGCGGTCCAGCGTGTCGCCTATAAAAAAGACCGCCGCCAGCAACGGACCAAGAAGAAATGACCCGTGCTGGTTGGCCCAGAGCATTTGGACCAGGCCAAGACCAACCAGCCAGGCTGACCGTCCGGTCCGGCGGTACTGGTTAAAAAAGATCAAAAAAATTGAGCAATAAAAGAAACCGAACATTTCAGCTTTGACTACAAACCGTTCGTTGACGACCAGGAAAGTCAGGATTAATCCCGCCAGCGCGGGAAAAAATGACGAACGATCGCGGGACAGATGGAAGAAAAGCGCGAAAAAACCAAAGGAAAAAAGCCCAAATTTTAGAAAAATTAATCCCGGAAATGAAAAAAAGTGAAAAACGGAGAACAGGATATAATCGGAGAGCCAGGTATGGATTATTACTTCTTCCCTGGTGCTGGAATAGGCAAAGGTTTCGCTGGCGGAAAGAGCGTGATGATTGAACAGGTATTGGCCCTGAGCCAGGTTCCCCCAGATGTCGTTGTTGCTGACCTTGAAAGCGAGCAGGAAAAACAGAACAAGCAGGGCCAGGCAAAGCGCTGCGAAACGGTGTGTTTGGCGGATCATTGCCGGGTAAAATTGCCGGTTGATTGATAAAGATAATAATGGCCGGTCGGCCTGAATAAATATCTGTTGCCCGAGATCTTTTCCCAATTTGGTTCGATAACCGGTTGGAGCAAAACTTGAGTAAAAAGGGGATTGCTTGCCCCGGCATTTCCGTAATTGGCATTGTCCAGGCTGTAGGGGTACGTGTTATTTAAGCCTTCGATAACTTTTTCCACTGAATAAATGGCAATGCCGGAATGGATTGCTCCGATTGTTTCTTTTTCAATCGCTTCATAACTTTTAGAACGGAAATCAATAAAACGCGGCAGGATGACTGTGCTGATAACGCTAAGGATTATGATGATAATGATCGTTTCAATCAGCGTGAAACCCCGGCGATTGTTATTAGACAACATATCCTTCCTTTTTATTCCACATCGCCAGAATTAACAGGGTCCAAAGCGGGTGCCCATAATCTTTCGCTCCCCTCTGATGGTCGCGCATCATTTCGGCTGGAATTATAAGGTTTTCCATTATTGATTGCAAGTGATTGTTTCCCGTTAAATGTTCCCGTAGCAGGGCCTGGCCTTGAGAGGTGGCAAGCCAGGCGGAGTAAGGGATGTTAAACCCTTTTTTTCTTTTTTCGGCCAGATCGCTTGGCAAGTATTTTTTGGCTATTCGTCTAAATAATATTTTATCCTGGAAAAGATTGAATTTTAATAAGGTGGGGATCGTCTGGCTCTGTTCGATCAATTCCTTTTGCAGGAAAGGGACGCGGACTTCCAGAGTGTGCCGCATGCTGATCAGATCGGCCCGGTATAAAAGATCTGAAACCAGGGATATTTGCTGGTCCAAATACAGGTGGCCGGCCAGCGAATCGGCAAGTGCGGTTTCATTGAAAAGCCGCTGGGCCTGTGGGAAGGCTGTTTCCTGGGTTCTGGCTTGAGTGATGAATTCCGGACGGCAGAAACGGGAGATCTCCGCTTCCGAAAAGGCCCGCCGCCAGAATAAATGGGCGTAAACCTCCGAAACCCCTAAACCTTCAAAAAAACGTTTTAACTTGAAATCCAGGCTGACTTTATCGCGGGAGACAGGCAGCCTGGCGACCAGGTTCCGGAGGCGGTCCGTTAAGCCAGGAGGCAGACGGTCTAACAGTCGTTTCCAGAGCAGGGCCCGATAGATCTCATATCCCCCGAAGAGCTCATCGGCTCCCTCGCCGGCCAACAGGACGCGCACGTCCTTTTTGGCTTCCCGGCAGATCAGTTCGTATGGGACAAAGGAGCCCTCCGCAAACGGCTGGTCGAGGCCCGCGATCACTTCCGGCAGAGCGGCAAATACTTTATCCTGGTCGATCGTTATCCGATGATGAATGCTCTTGACCTTTTGAGCCACCCTGACAGCGGCGGCGGTGTCGTCGAAACTTGCTTCGGTGAAAGCGGCCGAATAAGTATGCAGTGGGGCTGGATGGTGCCTGGCTCCCAGCACGGTTAACAGGCTGGAATCAACTCCGCCGCTAAGCAGGATCCCCAGCGGCTGGTCGGTTGCCAGGGCCGATTTAATGTTGGCGGCAAGCAGCTGCTCGGTCTGTTCAGCCAGCTCGCTTGGACTTTTTCCAGAGTCCGTGCCGGCAGGATGGCTTCGCCAATACGCCGCCCGGGAAAATTGTTGGTTTTCAACAATGATGTATTCTCCCGGAGGCAGAGCTTGAATCTCTTTATAGATGGTCTTTGGTTGAGGGATATACTGCAGACAAAGATAATCGTAAAGGGCCGCGTGATTTATTGATAGGGGGGCGCAGACCGCTTTGAGCGCTTTGATTTCGGAAGAAAAATAGAGAGTTCCGTTACGCTCCAGATAAAAGAGCGGCTTTACGCCGGCCTGGTCTCTTACGAGCAGGAGTCTTTTTTTTCTTTTGTCCCAAATTGCCAGGGCGAACATTCCCTGGAGTAAAGCCAGGCAATCGATCCCCTGTTTTTCATATAAAGTTAAGATCGCTTCCAGGTCGGAGCGCGGCGGACGGGAGAGTGGACGCGGAGCTTGAGCAAGCAACTCGCCCGAGTTGTAGATTTCTCCGTTGGCGGAAAGAAAGATATCTCCCCGTTCATTGGCCAGCGGGACGGTAAACCGATTCCGGGAGTCGACGATCGGCAGTCGGCGCATGCCGATGGCCAGCGGAAGATCCGGATCAATGATTTTCCCTGAATATGTGCCGCGATGAGCGAGCGCGGCGAGCATCCGGTCAATTTTATTATTCAGGTCGGAACGGGTCGGGCAATCGCGGCTTAAGTCAAAATGATAGATGCCACAGATGCCGCACATGGTTTAGAAGAAATAACTGCTTGCCGCCGCTCCGGTCGGCTTCAGGCCGCGATCTTTATAGCCACGCTCGGCGATATTGTTTAGCCAGGAGAGGCGGCATTTTTCAGGGTCGCAAAACAGACGCGCTTTGTTGAAAAACAGGTACGATAACAGGGCAATCTTCCGGTGTTCCGCGTCGGTCTCCTCCAGGAAATTGCCGATTAAATAGTCCGGGTCGGAGACCCTGACAAAACAGGGGTAAACTTCACCGGTCGGTCTGAAAATCTTGAAGAGCAGGGAATAATAACAATAGGCGAACGGCTGGCCGCGACGCAAGCCATTACCTTCGGAAACCTTGCTCCAGTTGGTGTGGTTTTGGATATAGCGACCGACCGGCTGATCAGCCAGAATAACCTCTTCAAACTCTCTGGTAGCTTTTTCAACCTGCTGAGCAGAGCAGATCATTGACTCATGGACATGGTTCTTCCTGACTTTTTCCGGCGAATCTACCCCCGGCCGCATCGGGCGATATTGGATGTTGCTTTTAACCAGCAGGCGGGGATCAACTCTGTTGACCAGAGCGTAAATCAGCCTGGGGACAGTCGTTGCTTCCGCGATATTGCGGCTCCAGTAAAGAAAGCCGATCCCGACATTAGGGATAGGGCCTCGCAAATAAGTGATGAAATTGTTCAGAACCTGTTGAAAGCCGTCTTTTCCCTTTGTTTCCAGGAAAGTTTCCGGCGCGGCGGCATCTAGAGACAATCTGGTCCAGTCGATCTGTTCCTGCCAATTGCCTGGCGGGATAAAGGTCCCTTTAGTCACCAGTCCGATCTGGATCTTTGGATTGAACCTCTTGATCTCCGAGACCAGATCGCTGAAAACCTGTTGCTGGTAATGGTAGAAGGTCGGTTCCCCGCCGCCGACCAGCACCACCGAGCGCGGCTTGTAGCGTTGCAGGATCTTAGCCACAAAAGGGAAGGGGAGGACGTCATCTCCTTTGTCCTTATAGTAACAGCCGATACAGCGATGGTCGCAGAAATCGGTCGGATGGAATTCCAGGTGGCCGATGGCAATAATTGAATCAAGCAGGTGTTCAACCTCGGCCACGGTCAGGCCGATATTTTGGCCAAGACGCTCCAGCGTGGACGGCAGGGGAATGCTTCCTTTCTGCAACTGGTCAAGGAGGGAGAGGTTGCTCTCGACCAGCTCTGCCGGAATGTCATCGGTGGCGATCAAGCCTAATTGTCCGCCGATCTTGATTTTTTTTTCCAGCAGTTCGAGATGATTAAGGATTCGCGCGTGGTTGCGGGCGACCTGGTCAAGATAATTGGCGACAGGAGCGATTTTAATTTCGACCACGTTTTATACCTTTAAATTTGTATATTCCCCAGACTCTGGAGCCGTTATCCATTTTTGGGGTGCTGAAATTGGCGACATTCACATAATCAGATTTTATCATATTCATGATGAAAGGGATATCGCGATATCGCCCGCTGATTGCCAGATAGTTATACCGGCCGTCTTTTATTTCTGAAGAGAAACGTTGTTTGTCCCAA
Encoded here:
- a CDS encoding glycosyltransferase family 39 protein, yielding MKPFYFNAKTGALALLLAYTFGLLLLNFLHYEIQTAGYPLQVDNSESVVLNEALRLKGGLGHLYKPLDSPPFLQVCYPPLYLWLAAKATPSSPGQLFLPGRLITFASSILIMIILAFIINRYSKSFFSVIAGLSLYVSSPLILHWSALIRVDLPGIFLMMLALALYLARPKRFAWLFIFPLLLGLFTKHTLIAFPAAIIADSLIARDKSALKSIGVFCLLGLTIFLVLSYLTDGLFYQHIVTYSILPWRPEILLNHARQFIGSHPYYPILLAFYFNPFTRPYRSFRLITLGLFFSLIEFCFSGRIGTVSNFQLSFFIFATIAIALSSFPLDRPRDLSAVWLLSVLIFAQLLHAAFFSNISPSALKKHFRLNIKHANQINSLIRKTKGEILTSDAQWALFNNKTFIFDSFAMSMLARKQLWDQSLIINRISEETFSLIILDFDPRYPSEHQKHQFTEEILTAIKKHYRFKTIIGGVGIFVPMSN
- the asnB gene encoding asparagine synthase (glutamine-hydrolyzing) is translated as MCGICGIYHFDLSRDCPTRSDLNNKIDRMLAALAHRGTYSGKIIDPDLPLAIGMRRLPIVDSRNRFTVPLANERGDIFLSANGEIYNSGELLAQAPRPLSRPPRSDLEAILTLYEKQGIDCLALLQGMFALAIWDKRKKRLLLVRDQAGVKPLFYLERNGTLYFSSEIKALKAVCAPLSINHAALYDYLCLQYIPQPKTIYKEIQALPPGEYIIVENQQFSRAAYWRSHPAGTDSGKSPSELAEQTEQLLAANIKSALATDQPLGILLSGGVDSSLLTVLGARHHPAPLHTYSAAFTEASFDDTAAAVRVAQKVKSIHHRITIDQDKVFAALPEVIAGLDQPFAEGSFVPYELICREAKKDVRVLLAGEGADELFGGYEIYRALLWKRLLDRLPPGLTDRLRNLVARLPVSRDKVSLDFKLKRFFEGLGVSEVYAHLFWRRAFSEAEISRFCRPEFITQARTQETAFPQAQRLFNETALADSLAGHLYLDQQISLVSDLLYRADLISMRHTLEVRVPFLQKELIEQSQTIPTLLKFNLFQDKILFRRIAKKYLPSDLAEKRKKGFNIPYSAWLATSQGQALLREHLTGNNHLQSIMENLIIPAEMMRDHQRGAKDYGHPLWTLLILAMWNKKEGYVV
- a CDS encoding radical SAM protein, with translation MVEIKIAPVANYLDQVARNHARILNHLELLEKKIKIGGQLGLIATDDIPAELVESNLSLLDQLQKGSIPLPSTLERLGQNIGLTVAEVEHLLDSIIAIGHLEFHPTDFCDHRCIGCYYKDKGDDVLPFPFVAKILQRYKPRSVVLVGGGEPTFYHYQQQVFSDLVSEIKRFNPKIQIGLVTKGTFIPPGNWQEQIDWTRLSLDAAAPETFLETKGKDGFQQVLNNFITYLRGPIPNVGIGFLYWSRNIAEATTVPRLIYALVNRVDPRLLVKSNIQYRPMRPGVDSPEKVRKNHVHESMICSAQQVEKATREFEEVILADQPVGRYIQNHTNWSKVSEGNGLRRGQPFAYCYYSLLFKIFRPTGEVYPCFVRVSDPDYLIGNFLEETDAEHRKIALLSYLFFNKARLFCDPEKCRLSWLNNIAERGYKDRGLKPTGAAASSYFF
- a CDS encoding prepilin-type N-terminal cleavage/methylation domain-containing protein, whose translation is MLSNNNRRGFTLIETIIIIIILSVISTVILPRFIDFRSKSYEAIEKETIGAIHSGIAIYSVEKVIEGLNNTYPYSLDNANYGNAGASNPLFTQVLLQPVIEPNWEKISGNRYLFRPTGHYYLYQSTGNFTRQ